From Qipengyuania psychrotolerans:
GTTCTTTCGGACTGAGCCCTTCGATGACCTGTCCCGAAAATGTGACCCCGCCAACGTCCTCATCAGATGAGCTGGCTTCGCTTGAGCCGCCGCCCAGGGCTAGCGCACGCTTTGCCTCCGAAAGTTCTTTCTCAAGACGCTTGCGCTCTTCCACTAATGCCGTGACGCGCGCCGCTGCTTCATCGGGCGACGTTTTCAAAACGCCTGCGATTGTACGAATGGCGCTATCGCGGCCCAACAGCCACTGCCGTGCAGCCTCTCCAGTCAGAGCTTCGATGCGGCGCACACCCGAACTGACTGCGCTTTCCGAGATTATCTTGAAAAGGCCGATATCGCCCGTAGCCTCGACGTGAGTTCCGCCGCACAGTTCGACCGAGAATTCCTTGCCTTCATCCCGTTTGCTGCCCATCGACAGAACGCGGACTTCATCGCCGTATTTTTCTCCGAAGAGCGCCAGCGCCCCGGCTGCAACAGCGTCATCCGGCGTCATCAGCCGGGTCGATACCTGTTCGTTGGAACGGATCTCTGCATTCACTTCGGCCTCGATTGCCGCAATATCGGTATCGCTCAGTGGCTTGGGGTGCGAGAAATCGAACCGGAACCGGTCATCCGAAACAAGCGAGCCCTTCTGCGTTACATGACCGCCTAGACGATTGCGGAGCGCAGCGTGCACCAGATGCGTGGCCGAGTGGTTAGCGCGAATCCGATCGCGGCGCGCCGCATCGATTTCCATGTGCACAGCATCACCTACCGCCACCGTTCCCGTGCCGACTTTGCCGACGTGCGCGTGCAACCGGCCTAGCGGCTTATTCGTGGTTGTAACGGTCATTTCCAGACCTTCGGGGGTCCATATCCGTCCCGCGTCACCTGCCTGCCCGCCGCTTTCGCCGTAGAACGGTGTCTGGTTGGTAAGAAGGATGATCTCGTCACCTGCGTCCGCTCTTTCGACCTCGGCGCCATCCTTGATGATCGAGACAACCACGCCTTCACCGGTAACAGAACTGTAGCCGGTGAATTCCGTCGATCCTTCGCGCTCCGCGATGTCGAACCAAATTTCTTCGCTGGCGGATTCTCCGGACCCCTTCCAGGCTGCTCGGGCAGCTTGTTTCTGGCGGGTCATGGCGGCATCGAAGCCGTTCTTGTCGACACCAATTCCGCGGTTGCGAAGGGCATCTTCGGTCAAGTCATACGGGAAACCATAGGTGTCGTAGAGTTTGAACGCGGTCTCGCCGTCCAGCGTCCCGCCCTCGCCCATGTCTCCAGTGGCCTCATCCAGCAGCTTGAGACCCTTGTCGAGAGTGCGACGAAACTGAGCTTCCTCCCGCTCTAGCACTTCCTGGATCAGCGCCTGTCCGCGGACGATTTCAGGGTAGGCCCCGCCCATCTCGCTGACCAGTTCCGGCACGAGCCGGTGCATGAGCGGCTCGCCCGCACCCAGCAGATGCGCATGACGCATTGCGCGGCGCATGATCCGGCGCAGGACATAGCCGCGGCCCTCATTGCTGGGCAGGACGCCATCGGCGAGCAGGAAGCTGGTCGAGCGAAGATGGTCCGCGATGACCCGGTGGCTTGCAGTCGTGGCGTCGTCCGCCTTCACGCCCGTCAGGCTCTCGCTTGCGGCAATCAGCGCCTTGAAAGTATCGGTATCGTAATTGTCGTGAACGCCCTGCATGACCGCCGCGACACGCTCTATGCCCATGCCAGTGTCGATGCTGGGTTTGGGGAGGTCGCCCACGATCTGGTCGGCTTCCTGCTGGAATTGCATGAACACCAAGTTCCAGATCTCGACAAACCGGTCGCCGTCTTCATCAGGCGATCCGGGAGGGCCGCCCCATATATGATCCCCGTGATCGTAGAATATCTCGGAACACGGACCGCATGGGCCATCGGCTCCCATAGCCCAGAAGTTGTCCTTGGTCGGGATCCGGATAATCCGGTCATCGGCAAAGCCGGTCAGCTTCTTCCAGAGATCGAATGCCTCATCATCGGTGTGGTACACCGTGACCAGCAGGCGTTCAGCGTTGAGGCCCCATTCCTTGGTGAGCAGGGTCCAGGCATGCTCGATAGCCTGTTCCTTGAAGTAATCGCCGAACGAAAAA
This genomic window contains:
- the alaS gene encoding alanine--tRNA ligase — encoded protein: MTSTNEIRRSFLDYFAGTGHQEVPSAPLVPFSDPTLMFVNAGMVPFKNSFTGLEAPPASRATSAQKCVRAGGKHNDLDNVGYTARHHTFFEMLGNFSFGDYFKEQAIEHAWTLLTKEWGLNAERLLVTVYHTDDEAFDLWKKLTGFADDRIIRIPTKDNFWAMGADGPCGPCSEIFYDHGDHIWGGPPGSPDEDGDRFVEIWNLVFMQFQQEADQIVGDLPKPSIDTGMGIERVAAVMQGVHDNYDTDTFKALIAASESLTGVKADDATTASHRVIADHLRSTSFLLADGVLPSNEGRGYVLRRIMRRAMRHAHLLGAGEPLMHRLVPELVSEMGGAYPEIVRGQALIQEVLEREEAQFRRTLDKGLKLLDEATGDMGEGGTLDGETAFKLYDTYGFPYDLTEDALRNRGIGVDKNGFDAAMTRQKQAARAAWKGSGESASEEIWFDIAEREGSTEFTGYSSVTGEGVVVSIIKDGAEVERADAGDEIILLTNQTPFYGESGGQAGDAGRIWTPEGLEMTVTTTNKPLGRLHAHVGKVGTGTVAVGDAVHMEIDAARRDRIRANHSATHLVHAALRNRLGGHVTQKGSLVSDDRFRFDFSHPKPLSDTDIAAIEAEVNAEIRSNEQVSTRLMTPDDAVAAGALALFGEKYGDEVRVLSMGSKRDEGKEFSVELCGGTHVEATGDIGLFKIISESAVSSGVRRIEALTGEAARQWLLGRDSAIRTIAGVLKTSPDEAAARVTALVEERKRLEKELSEAKRALALGGGSSEASSSDEDVGGVTFSGQVIEGLSPKELRPLLDDAKKRIGSGVAAICAVNDGKGTFAVAVTDDLTDRISAVDLVRAGVEALAGKGGGGRPDMAQGGGPDGAKAEEAISAVKALLARENA